One region of Carya illinoinensis cultivar Pawnee chromosome 8, C.illinoinensisPawnee_v1, whole genome shotgun sequence genomic DNA includes:
- the LOC122317798 gene encoding uncharacterized protein LOC122317798: MFTARVTQLIKQHCDMSYARWTNVPQAQKDELIDRVRGDFVLDWDRENHRLTVRKQLRKRFNAFHHELHKKYESYGSHEEALAAGSTMVGLEVWAKLCERWGTEEFKKIARQNRENRKAQTINHTAGRKSFVRLMEEKRATSANLVEFYKESHWSKKNGKFVTAATENTYNEMVRKMDGLEPEQRNDEAAASVFREVLGHRPGYARGLGEMVIPESTRQRNTQKEREYQALIEKHKTDAENYKKDADHYKTKLDEVMGQMQVLLERQNATDALMQTFFRNFQSNPESLQAIQSLQSRGET; the protein is encoded by the exons ATGTTCACGGCACGGGTAACACAACTAATAAAACAGCATTGCGACATGAGCTATGCGAGATGGACTAATGTGCCGCAGGCACAGAAGGACGAGTTGATCGACCGTGTCAGA GGTGACTTCGTTTTAGATTGGGATCGGGAGAATCATAGACTGACCGTCAGGAAGCAGTTGCGTAAGCGGTTCAATGCATTCCACCATGAATTACACAAAAAGTATGAATCATACGGTAGTCACGAGGAAGCATTGGCTGCTGGGAGTACGATGGTTGGCTTGGAAGTCTGGGCTAAGTTGTGTGAGAGGTGGGGAACCGAGGAATTCAAG AAAATTGCAAGACAAAATCGAGAGAATAGAAAGGCGCAAACCATTAACCACACTGCAGGCCGCAAATCTTTTGTTAGGCTAATGGAGGAGAAG CGGGCTACTTCTGCGAATTTGGTGGAGTTCTATAAGGAGAGTCACTGGTCAAAGAAGAATGGTAAATTTGTCACCGCAGCAACTGAAAACACTTAT AATGAGATGGTCAGGAAGATGGATGGTCTAGAGCCTGAGCAACGCAACGACGAGGCAGCAGCAAGTGTATTTAGAGAGGTGCTTGGGCATAGACCAGGATACGCGAGGGGGCTAGGAGAGATGGTCATTCCGGAGTCGACAAGACAACGGAACacccaaaaagaaagagagtatcAAGCCTTAATTGAAAAACACAAGACAGATGCTGAGAATTACAAGAAAGATGCTGACCATTACAAGACGAAGCTTGATGAAGTGATGGGTCAAATGCAAGTTCTTCTTGAGAGGCAAAATGCTACTGATGCTTTGATGCAAACATTTTTTCGGAATTTCCAAAGTAACCCCGAGTCTCTCCAGGCTATCCAGTCTCTCCAGTCTCGTGGAGAGACTTAG